From Brassica rapa cultivar Chiifu-401-42 chromosome A06, CAAS_Brap_v3.01, whole genome shotgun sequence:
GTGTTGCCAATCTCGATCATGATTTATATTTCTTTTccaaatccaaaatattttctttttttacatgTTATTGTCTCTTTTCCCCAAACCCATACTCATAGTTTTCACAGCTTAAACCAAAAATGTATATTCTGTATATATAGCATTTCGTGTTACTATCCACTTGACTAATTTCTATTGTCAAAAGCTTTTTCTTCTACTAACTGgaatctaatttttataaataaaaaatgtaaaataaacatagttttttgatgaaattacgAGAAAGCATTAGAGTAAAGGCCTTCAAACAACTTAAAGATTACTTTCCATAAAATCGTACTTGAAACTAAAACGTTATCATACATcccatttttctttttacagaaCGTTAACAtacttttattaaaacaaataatgTCCTTCCTGGTATACATAATCTTGTTTACACCTATGATTTAAAATCAATCATATTGAACCACATAACATCATAATTCAATGTAGGAAAACCCATAAAAGCAATCATGTTCTCCACAAAACTCTAGACACTACTACCGTAACATAATGGCAAgtgtttctttgttttataGTACTTCAGAAAATGAATAGCTGCCTacaaatttaaacatttttaaacaaataGTGTAATCAAAAGAGAGACAATGGATCATAAATGGTGAAGAGGGGGTGGCAGTAATGGAGAACAAGGTCATGGGTTTCAGCGTTCATTTTTTCAAACTTTCCTTCATACCCGCGCACTTACTCACCCATCCGttggttttcatttttattttaagtcttttctttaaatatcttaaaaccAAGACttcttttaatttaatatattttgtttttactaGCATTTTGAATTTGATAAAACGTAAAACCGATGTGTTCATGGACCGTGAATgacttcaaaagaaaaaaaatctttttcaaACAAACACATGTCTtgagatttttgttttcttatatatataggaAGAACCCATTTTCCTTTTTAACGTACCTCCATCTCTGTAAAACATTTCGCATCAGAGGAGTTTAGTCACAGATTCACCAGTGGAGAATAATAAATAAAGCAGATATATAGTAGAGAGAGTCTTTGAGTGAGTTCCTTTTCAGAGTTTGTCTTTCattaggttttgtttttttctttctttttattttttttatttttctaaggaaAAAGTCTTTGTGGGTGTGTGATTGGAAGAAGGACTTGGATTTTTATAAAAAGGCAACGGAGCGTCGAAGAAAACACTAAACttacagagagaaagagaagaataaaaatggaagatacgaagaagaaaaagaagaagaatattaaTAACGAAGATTCGAAGAAGAAGGAACGTCATATTGTTACTTGGACACCAGAGGTGTGTGATTAtgaatacatatatacatacatgtcTGTCCTGAATCTCTCTGTTTTTGTGCTCTGTTTTCTGAAATGGGTTTCTGGAGTTGCAGGAGGATGTCATACTAAGAGACCAGATTACTCTTCATGGAACTGAAAAGTGAGAGCTTTCTCTTTTATTCACTTGactcctctgttttttttcccTGAGAAAGTTTTGGTTTTTAAAAAGAGAGATTCTAAAAAAGAATGTtaggttgttgttgttattttttttttttttttttttttgtaactgatgtTGGGTTGTTGCTTCCATTGTGTTTTTAATGATATTAGTTGGGCGATCATCGCATCAAAGTTTAAGGATAAAAGCACAAGACAATGCAGAAGAAGGTTGGTGAAAAAGATTATAGTCTGCttaacttcttttttatttatcaaaaaaaaaaaaattataatctgtTTCCTTTAGTGTTACacacgagttttttttttactttttaaaatacagCTATGGATCTTTTGTTTGCAGATGGTATACATATTTAAACTCTGATTTCAAGAGAGGAGGTTGGTCTCCTGAAGAAGATATGCTTTTGTGTGAGGTAGGATTCAGTTACAAACTTCATTTTACATGTGATAATATTCCAGATTTGGTGTTTGGTTTTTTATATCTGATCTTGATGCTcttgtgtttatttttttaggCACAAAGAGTGTTTGGGAATAGATGGACTGAGATAGCAAAGGTGGTTTCAGGCAGGTAGAATAACCGCTCAAATGGTGCTTGAAGTCATCATAATAAGACCAGAGTGATTCATTTAATGTTATGTACTTCTGTGTGTTTGTAGAACGGATAATGCTGTCAAGAACAGGTTTAcaacactttgtaagaagagAGCCAAACATGAAGCTATGGCCAACTCAAACAACAAGAGAATGTTGTTCTTAGACGGTATTAGTACACCCCAAAAAGCCGATAATGAAGCTCCTATTGCCAAGAGAACAAGGTAAGTTTGTTTCCTTTTGATCTAGTAAAACATAAGTCTTTTCAATCACAAATTCATGTTCTTGTTGGCTACTCTATACAGGAGAAGTCACATTCTAGAGCTTACAGAGATTAATAACTACGGAAACGTTGAGGCTTGTCTGAATCAGCAGACAAGATCTCCATTCTCGGTATTGGCGCGCAATGCCACTGGTATTGATAACTTGGAAGAACAGTATCAAACAAGCAATGTGAAGGAGAGTGATGGTGAAGGGATGTTTCTTAAGAAAGATGATCCTAAAGTCACAGCTTTGATGCAACAAGCTGAACTCTTAAGCTCCTTGGCGCAGAAAGTGAATGCAGAAAACACAGAACAAAGCATGGAGAATGCTTGGAAGGTAAAACCAAGAAACCACAACTTCTcaacaaatatgaaaatagcTAAATGTTCTGAGCTCTTGTTATATATGTTTAGGTCCTTCAGGATTTTCTGAATAAAGGCAAGGAAAATGATCTGTTGAGATATGGATTCCCTGACATTGATTTTCAACTGGAGGAGTTTAGGGACCTTATAGGGGATTTGAGGAGTACTTATGAAGACAATGACCCATCTTTGAGGTGAATATTAGCTTTCAATTACCACATCATGTTTATGTTCATACTCAAGGTTTTGATTGTGTAACATTTTCATTTTGATGTTTGTTTAGGCAACCTGATCTCCATGATTCACCAGCTAGCTCTGAGTATAGTTCAGGATCAACCATCATGCTGGACCAGTCTGGTGACAAAACACAACCATCATTGCCTGATCCTCCTCAGACAGAACATAAGGAAAGTGGAGAGGAGTTTCTCTCAACGTGTGATGTCCTGAAAAATCCTGAAGAGAATATGCCCATCTCGGGCGAAGAAGAAAACTTCAGCTCCCCTATTCAGGTCACACCACTGTTCAGGTCTCTAGCAGATGGCATCCCAAGTCCACAGTTCTCTGAAAGTGTAAgcctcacacacacacacactcatCATTCAAAGAGTACGTAGGATATGATCAGACATTTTGAGTCTTAAAAAGACTGATTGCTTTTGCAGGAGAGGAGCTTCCTGCTAAAAACACTTGGGATCGAGTCCTCATCTCCATGTCCAAGTGCTAATCCTTCACAACCACCCCCTTGCAAAAGAGTCCTTCTACATAGCTTGTAgaaccaaccaaccaaccaaccatCTCTCTGATCCATCATCATCCCTAAAACCGCGGTTTTGTCTCTATGAAGACGTAGTTTTTTCTTTCTCACTTTTGCTTTAGGTGTCTGCAGCCATATCGGCCTGGAAGTTTTTTGTGAAGCGGGCATGCCATGATCTGCATTCCTTCCTCCTCAAcggttttttatttatataaatttctttGTTGGTTCCTAGAATGTTAACGGTAACATTTCTAACCCCCAACAAAGAAAGGCTCTCAAGAATCTGCCATATACTCAGATTCTtcagatttcttttttttcttctcttactAAAAACATAAGGAAGCCATATCCACAAAGGAAGGCACCACCAGTTTgtcctaagaaaaaaaaattctttggtTTGTCTCTTAAGGGTCATACTCAGATACATCATCTGAGGCAGTTTCCCATGATttcttgatttgttttcttCATCATCTCTGTACATAATCTCTCTATCAACATATGATATAAAAGAAGTCTTTCAGAGTGTTATTACCTGTTTGTCTCTGTTGTTGTTCTCTCACAGCTGTGAAAGAAGAGAATAGAATGTTAAAACTTATTGTAAAGACATAATGAGTGGAATCATGCTTTGATTTTGGATTGACATATATATAAGTTTCTTCTAGTGCACTGGTTTACATATTGCTAATGTGACTGACTACCTCTTTtgtgttatattatatataagtaaaaagttctcaaaccaaaaacaaaatttttgaagaaaattctAGATTTTGCATCaagtctttttcttcttctgcacTCTCTGCAGCTTCCTCCATTTCAGGTAAATTTGGTAAGACAAACCACCAAACACCATTGACACACATCCCCATTGTTTTGAGGATAATGGATTCCCGCTTAGAACAGAGGATACCACGATGCTTACAAACTTCCGGGTTGTGGTTATGGTCGTGTTAGCTAGAGACCCGAATCTGCTAATTGTCAAGAAGATGAAGTTCTGTCCCACTGCTCCGCATAGACAGTACATGAGAATGTCCCATGCTGCCTCAGGGTGTTGCTTGCAGAACTGCACAGCTTCGAATCCGCTCCCGTGTGGCAATCCAAACATGTAGACCATGTTGTATATGGTTCCCCACAAATTCATTCCCAGCATTATGTCCCATGCGTTGGTTTTGGGGTACCTATATCAATGTACGGCGACATTTACATTgagtttgaaaaataaaaagagagctACATCATGTCAGGAATCAAACCTTGCGGTAATGGAATCCTGGGTGGCGTTTGTGAATCCGTCAAAGGCGAGGTTCAAGAAGCAAAGTCCGTAACCAAGAGGGGCGTTTGGATTTGCTAGCTTGCTGATGGTCTTCGAGCTTGTCTAAAGCCATTCAAAAGACAGCTTAGTATGTTCCCGAGACAACTCCTAACTAATGATCCTAATTATAGAGCTGCTTACCTTAAGCAGAGCAAACATGGAGACTCCTCCCGCAACGAGAAAGGTGCAAAGATACTCAGGCAAAGTGTATCTTATGCCATAAACTAAGGAACCCATAAGCATAACTacatgaaagaaaaaaacaagtcCTGACTCTAAACAGCTGTGGAGGAGCAATTATGTTTAAAAGTATTAAATGGTATTTGACACTCTTTATAGACACGTCACCTGGAATCATTTTAGAAGATTTTGCCAGAACCTACATAAAGCAAGGTCGCCATCAAATATAATTTCCCCAGAGAATCAAAATATAAACCTAAAGAGGAATAAAGTTACCTGAGCCGGGTAGCTAATATACTTCAAAGCTTCAATGCCCATGGCAGGACCAATGGTATTAGTAATACCAGCACTCCAGTAAGTCCACCATGGAGCTCCACCACTACCTCCATTGGACCACAGCTTAATCACTactcataaaaataaatacttcAGCTTCATCATCCAATTCTTTTAGCTATATACACAACAAAAGTAGAAGCATTTGGTTAAAACTAACTTATATAAGACCAAACCAAGCAAACAACATTCTGAGCCAAGTTCAGAAACGCAAGGTGCTCGAATCTCTTCCCATCTTCACCAAACTTCTTCGTCGACCTAACAAACAAACCATAAAAGTTTTGAGTCCTTTTGGATCAAAGAATAAGTTCCAAATCCAATCAAGGAAACGCATCACCACCGTGATCGATTCgaatttttgagaaaatttactTACAAGGTTTCCTGAAGAACGCCTTGGTAAATGTACGCAGCCCAGATCCCGGCGACGCAGAATGACAGCAGCAGAACTCGCCGGAGACCGGAACCTTGACCTtccatcgttttttttttaattctccGGCTATACTCCGGCAACGAATCGTAGTTTCGGTTTAATTTGAGATCAATCTGAAACAGAAGTTATTAGTATCGGTGGCGCGAGAAACACGTAGATCATCCACGTGTGACTATGTCATTGGATGGATAAACTGACGTGGTGACTCAGGTCACACACTTGTATTCCATATCTGCGATAAAAGCTTGAACTACGTGACGTGTTTCTCTACCCAAAAAACATCACGCAGTTAGCTCGTAGTACCCATGCCTAATGAAACTCCATGCagtaaaaacatgtttttttttgtaactattaatTGATATTATATTTCACCATGTTACTCAAATTAAGTTGTTGAGTAATTTGATTTCTGTATACTATGAATTCTAATAAAATTAATGAACATCGAAGTCATGAAGTCatagaggaggaggagaataAGAATTTAAGTTATATGATAAACATTACTAACAATCCTTTGAGAGAACCATTTCTGATTTGAAGAGAGAAACGAGTGATTGTTACTCATTTTACACATGTATAGTACGTATAAGCTtcacttctctttttttttttataactggcTTCATATTAAAATtgcagaaaaaataaaaacgttttACAAAAGCACTAATGTTCTAGTAGAAGTAGCCCAACAGCCCAATATAAACTCATATTTTAGAACCCATTAACCTTAGATATTTGCACAGTAGGAAGCCCAAAAGATTGAGCCCTTTAGTAAGATGGAGATGGTGAGCCGACAGATTTGTCGGGTAGAAGAACAGAGAGACGATCAATGGTGGGAGGAGAGACGATGTGGAGCATGTGATAGATCAACGAAACCATAGTTGTAACATCGCTGAGGAGCGTCTAGGGTTGTTCTCTCTGAAGCTATTGATTTTGTTCCTCAATTGGTGATCAATGATGGAGAACAGAGAATCCACCGATCGAAATTGAGATTGATGCAACCGTTTATTTCGCTCGTTCCAAATCCAGTATAGTGTAGCTTGCCATCCAAGGAGAGTTAGAGATCGAGCAGTTGACGGAGGAGGTAGGGTCGACATCTGATGTAGCGAGGAGACCCAACTTCGCAGCGGAGTAGTTCGGCATCTATTAGCTACTAGAGTCCATAGTGCAAAAGAGAATGGGCAGTCCCAATAAAGATGATCCCTGGATTCATCACAGTTATTACAGAGAAGGCAAAGAGAAGGAACCTGTAAGCCCCAGCTATTTAGCCTATCTCGCGTCGGGAGCCTATTGAGCGCCACCAACCATCCATGAAAGCTCTGCCTTGGAATGCTCCGTGAGGTCCAGATTGCTTTGGTCCACTCTTCAGCCTCACCATTTCCTCGCAGGTGACTATAAACATCCCCAGTACTATATTTGTTGGAAAGCCTCCCCAAGATATGCCACTCATAGTCATCCTCTTCTCCTGTGAACTGAATTGTAGTGATGAAGGAGAGGACTTGAAGTTGGTGCTCTGTTCTCGCGGCAGGAAGAAGCCAGGCTCCATTGCGATGTAGTGAGGCCAAAGTCGCACTGTTTGGGATCCCAAGCCGTGATCTCCCACCTTCCAGGTAGTCCTGAAGCTTTCCAAAAGGACTCCAATTATCAATCCAGAACCTACAGCTTTGACCATTGCGAATGTGCAACTTGATAAGAGGGTAAGCAACATCTATAAGTTTCAATAGTTTATTTGTCAGCCAAGAGAAACTCTGAGAGGGATTTGTAGTCCAGTAGTTTGACACTGATCCTTTAAGAATAACTTCCTTGAACCAGGAGACCCACACCGATTCTGGTCTGAAGAAGAGAAGCCAAACCAAGCGCAGGCAGCACGCTTTGTTCCATAACAGGAGATCCTTCACACCTAATCCACCTTCCTCCTTCGGTTTGGTTACTGTGGCCCAAGCGACCCTTGCAGTGTTCTGCGCATCTAAGTTCCCCCTCCATAAGAAGATACTGCACATCGAGTTGATTTTTGCCACACAAGCTTTAGGAAGAACGAAAGAGGAGCACCAAAAATTGGTAATTCCTGATATAACAGTTTTGATGAGCAATAATCTTCCCGCAAATGATAAAGTTTTTGTTGACCAGGAGGAGAACCGAGCTTTTATCTGATGCAGTAGAGGCTCACTACTTGCCAAGGACAGCTTTCTCGAATTCATTGGCACGCCAAGATATCTGAAAGGCAAGTTCCCACAAGCCATACCCGTTGATGCTTGTATCCTATTTATTTCATCTTCAGATAAACCTGATGCATAAAAGCTTGTCTTTTGCATACTTACAGCCAATCCCGATCGAGACTCAAATTCTTTCAAGACTTGGAGTACACACTGAACTGATTCTATGTTACCCTCTATGAAGATCAGAAGATCATCAGCAAAAGACAGGTGCgtgagtttgatttttttacagTTTGAGTGATACTTGAGTTTTGATTGGGAAGCAACCGCATTGAGCATATGAGATAAACAGTTCATGGCAATGACAAAAAGGTAAGGGGATAAGGGATCTCCTTGCCTTAAACCCCTCGATCCTTTGAAATAGCCATTAACCGTTCCATTGTAACCCACCATAAAATTTGTTGTGCAGATGCAGGAACTAAGCCAGTGCAGAAACTTCTGCGGAACGCCCAAGCCCTGAAGACATGAGAAGAGGAAGTCCCAGGAAAGAGTATCAAACGCCTTTGCAATGTCGACTTTGATGGTAATCTTTTTTGCGCCTTTGTTCTTGTGATAGCCGTTGATGAGCTCACTAGCTAGGATAGTGTTCTCCAGGAGCAGTCTCCCTTCAACAAATGCGGTTTGACATGGCAGGATGAGACTGGGTAGCATAGGCTTTAATCTTTTCACCATCAGCCGTGAGATAACCTTGTAGATAGTATTTAAACAAGAGATAGGTCTGAACTCTGTTACTTGTGACGCTCCAGGAAACTTGGGGACCATGGAGAGGATTGTAGCATTTGCTGAAAAAGGCAGGAATCCCGAGTTAAAGAAGTGAGTAACTGCATTTACTACATCAACACCAACAGAGTCCCACGCTGCCTTAAAGAACCCCGAGGTTAAACCATCTGGCCCTGGCGCCTTATTTGCATTGAGTCTGAACATCATCTTTTTTATCTCTGCAGGAGTTGGGATCATCATCATTTGGGTGCACTGCTCAGGGGTAACCGCATGATTGAGCAAGTTTCCAAACCATTCCGGAGAGGAGGCTATGACTGGAGGCAAGTAGACTGGGCCTAACACAGAGCGAAAGTGGGATACTGCATGATCACTCATTTCCACAGGATCAGTAATCCATACTCCTGAGCTTGTGAGGAAAGCTCTGATTGCATTGTAACTTGACCGGACCAGACAAATCCTGTGAAAGTAAGTGGTATTTAGATCTCCCTCCCTCAGCCAATTTATTCTCGATTTCTGTCTAAAATAGAGCTCTTCAATCTCTCTTAGGAAGTTCCATTTTTGGTGTAGGTCTCTCTCCGCTTGGAAGTTTGTGGAGCTCGGGTCTTGCAATGCCTGTACCTGCACAAGTTGTAGTAAACTGTGAGTTTCAGTGACTCTCTCTTGAATTTTTGAGTAGTTCTCTCTGTTTATTGTCTTTAATTCACTCTTTATTTGTTTCAGCTTCCAACACAACTGAGAGATCGTTTGACACACGCTTCCAGCATGAATCCATGCGTCTTTGATCAACTGAGCGAACCCCGGGTGTTTGGTAAGGTAATTTTGGAATTTGTATGGGTAGGTACCGGTTTTAGGGAGGGATAGGGCGAGATTTAGAAGGCATGGGGTGTGGTCCGAGAAGTCTTGGGGAAGGAACGAAGCTACAGCATGAGGATAAGCAGAAAGGGTGTTGTTGTTTACTAGGAGACGATCAAGTTTCTTCGCTATAGGGCTATCAGGCTGATTGTTTGTCCAGGTGTGACAAGGCCCTAGATAGCGAAGATCGAATAGACCAGCTTGAAGGAAGCAGTCTTGAGCTTGATACATGAGATTGTCTGTAAAATCAACAGCCGGGTGGGAGTGTTCAACAGGGAAGAGAATCTGATTCAGATCTCCTCCTACAACCCAGTTTCTGCTTTCCAGATCATAAGTGGACTGATTTTGGAGAAGTTCATTCCAAAGGTCTGCTCTTTCTTCACTTAGATTGGAGGCGTAGACAGCAGTATAGTATAACGGTGGGAGATTGGGGATAGTTATCACACAGGTTAGGTGCTGTCTAGACTGGGATAAGGGTTGAACAATGAGAGGATCTTTCCAGATTAGGACAATACGACCATCAGGATCAGAGAGATGGTTCGATAAGAACTTCCAACGAGGGCAAATCTTAGCAAGAATAGGACTAAGGGATGGTTCTTTAATATGAGTTTCTAGCAGGGCACCAAAAAGGGGCTTTTGAACATTTAACCAATCTACAAAAGGGGTGTGCTTATCCGGGTCATTTAGGCCACGGACGTTCCAAAAAAAGAGTTTAACACTCATAGGGAAGGATTAGGGGGAGGATCCTCCTCCTAAGCTTCACTTCTCTTGAGTACGTAATTACTGGATACAAGTCACTTGGTCTCGTCTCATTCCCTAACATTAGCAATGGAGTAATATAAGGTTATTTACATAATTGTATATCAAAGTATTTAGACCAATAagctatatatatttacataattgTATAACGTGAGCAATCGAAACCATCTTGTCCCTCACGTCAcaattgtgaatataaaatttCTAATTAAAACGAAAACAAATGGTAAAAAAGCCATGAATGCTTTCTCTTAGTCTCTTAGATATCTAAATATAGTTTTTAGCTTAttgatttaatttatatttattttgaatctAATATTTACTCAAGAACTTATTCGCATGCAAAATTTTGAACGTTTGATTGTTCTAATTAAACCTGACAGCTACAAAAGGAAAAATGAGATGGGAACACGACTTTTTGCCCACCACCGTCCCTTCCTGTGGATGTACTGGCGTGAGCATGACGCAACCGGATATAACTCGAATTTCCACAAGTCTCCTGTCCTAGGCTGCTAGatcataaaatgtaaaaaaagactcacccacaaaaaaaaaattctttaaaaagacttgctgacaaaaaaatatttttaaaaagactcACTGACAAAAAGCACACGGCGTCTTtgttttattgatttgttttgctTATGATCCTCTGTTCTTACTGTTTAACCTTTTCATTATATTAGCGTCTATATTCGGCTAAGCAGACATTACTCTGCAGCTCTGTTCCTGTCCTGATCATCTGTTTGCTTGTTCCACAAGAAGCACGAGCTTTTGTCTGCATTATCTCTCCAAATTAGGTTTTTAAAATATCTGAAATGGGTAATTGCTTAGATTCATCATCTAAAGTGGATAACACCCGACATGCTAATTCAGGTAAATACTTCCCCTCAAGCCTTTCAATATGCTCTGTTATATTTACTTGTATTGATGTTCTTAGCAACTCTCTGTTTGAGTTTGACCAatcatttattatatatagctTCCTTGGCGTCTAACGTTTCGAACAACACAACCCATTCCACAGTTCCTTCAGGGATCAGTAGTTTAGGATCATTACCAACGCATCATAGGACAGAAGGAGAGATACTTTCATCTCCAAATCTAAAGGCTTTCTCTTTCAACGAACTAAAGAACGCAACTAAGAACTTTCGTCCTGATACTCTACTAGGAGAAGGAGATTTTGGTTGTGTATTCAAAGGATGGATTGATGAAACAACTCTCACTGCTTCACGACCTGGTTCAGGTATCGCTGTTGCTATTAAGAATCTTAAGCCTGACGGTTTTCAAGGTCGTAAAGATTGGTTGGTAAGTAAGCCCCGGTTCATATTCTCCCTTGCCCTGATTGATTAATGTGTCTTTTTTGCTTGCTGACgttgagattttttatttattttcagacTGAAGTAAACAATCTTGGTCAACTTAGTCACCCGAATCTTGTATTACTAATTGGATACTGCACCGAAGGCGAAAACCGGTTTCTTGTACATGAGTTCATGCCTAGAGGAAGCTTGGAGAGCCATCTTTTTAGACGTATGTTCTGTGTAATATAACAAATATTTAGTTTGTTTTGAAGCATATGGACTGTTCAATATGATTCGGGTCAATGGTTTCTTGCAGGTGGTCCGCAGGCACTTACATGGGAAATAAGGATGAAAGTGGCAGTAGGTGCAGCTAAAGGGCTTACTTGTCTTCATGAAGCAAAGTCACAAGTCATATATGGAGACTTCAGATCTGCTAAGATTCTACTCGACGCTGTAATTAGACCAGACTCTCTATTCAACCACTATTTTTTGGGATTGGTTCTCTTTGACTCTTAACAGTTTGAGATTGTGTCTGAATGCAGGACTACAATGCCAAGCTTTCGTATATCGGTCTGGCGAATGCAGGTCCTACTCGAGATGATGATACACATGTAGCTACAGTTTTCATGGGTGGTCAGGGATATGCAGCTCCTGAATATATCTCCACAGGTTTGTTCCTGTAAACTCACTTTACATGGTACTAAACTAGACTAAACCAAGAACCCAAATCTCTAGTTTTCTATCACTTTCTGAAATCTCATTTTTCATCATCCACAGGTGAACTGACGGCAAAGAGTGATGTGTACAGTTTCGGCGTGGTACTGCTGGAACTAATATCAGGACGACGTGCCATGGACTACTATTCAAATAATGGAGTCAGATGTAGTCTTGTGGACTGGGCTAAACCGTACCTTGGCAATAAGCGGAAACTTTTTAGCATAATGGACACGAAACTAGGCGGGCAATATCCACAGAAGGGAGCTTACACAGTTGCTACCCTCGCTTTGCTGTGCTTAAACCCCGAGGCAAAGGTCAGGCCTAAAATGTCAGCGGTTTTAGTCACATTAGAAAAGCTAGAATCCGCTGCTAAACCTGGAACAAAGTACACTGAAACGGAATCTCTATGAGCTCGTCTTTCCTCTGCTATACAGAATCTCCTGTAAGATATAGTCAACTCAAGATCGACTTCTGCTGTCATAACTCCTTGTGCATTCCCTTTTTGCCTTCTTAGAGTAAATAATAAACATTTTCGAATTTTGAATAGAAGGGAATCCCACTGGTTATCGATCGTATCGTGACTCAGACATTATATATATGGACTATTGTAAAATCTCCATCAAATTTATCATCAAGAAAAATTAGCCATCACAGTTTCAACAAAGAAGACCATAATGGGTTGAAAAGGGAataaacaacaaacaaaaccaAGAAACTCCTGGTTTTCATAtgtcaacaaaataaaaataaaatcttcgTTTTGTTTATTCCATAActcctttttttatattttaaattcaagTTTTATAAAATCGACCTAAAATAGAGGTAAAAGTTTCAATTACAAATCTGATTCTAGAGTGTTTGagagtttcatatttttttttttttttgaagaatgttaaatttattcactaaaaaaaagagagtttcatagttataaaaaataatataaatctcATGATTTTATATAAGATTCTAGAATAGTTGAACAAATCATATCAAATTTATGTAAATTCATCTAAAGCTCATTAAAAATCAAATGATTCCAAACACTTGGTTGAATAAATACCCTAAGCTATTGAGTAATTTAATTCTTGTATACTATGAATGCTAGTAAAATTAATTAACATAGAAGTCATCTTCTCTGTTAAAATAGAAGTACCACTTTTATTtaccataaaaaaatcatagtaAGATCATCTAATTAAACCTTTTAATTAACCCTTTCATTTACTAACCATTTGGTAACAACATATTTAAACATTTATCCTCCGcatgatttatattttgtttttgtcacATTCACGTGAATGATTCACTTATTAAAaggatttacattttaatttactaACCACATGTTTGGTACCataacatattaaaaaacatttacatTTATCTTATTCACCAATTGCTATATACATCCTTAGTGGaatctgttttatttttatattattaactacAACATGT
This genomic window contains:
- the LOC103872133 gene encoding transcription factor MYB124, producing MEDTKKKKKKNINNEDSKKKERHIVTWTPEEDVILRDQITLHGTENWAIIASKFKDKSTRQCRRRWYTYLNSDFKRGGWSPEEDMLLCEAQRVFGNRWTEIAKVVSGRTDNAVKNRFTTLCKKRAKHEAMANSNNKRMLFLDGISTPQKADNEAPIAKRTRRSHILELTEINNYGNVEACLNQQTRSPFSVLARNATGIDNLEEQYQTSNVKESDGEGMFLKKDDPKVTALMQQAELLSSLAQKVNAENTEQSMENAWKVLQDFLNKGKENDLLRYGFPDIDFQLEEFRDLIGDLRSTYEDNDPSLRQPDLHDSPASSEYSSGSTIMLDQSGDKTQPSLPDPPQTEHKESGEEFLSTCDVLKNPEENMPISGEEENFSSPIQVTPLFRSLADGIPSPQFSESERSFLLKTLGIESSSPCPSANPSQPPPCKRVLLHSL
- the LOC103872132 gene encoding UDP-galactose/UDP-glucose transporter 3 is translated as MEGQGSGLRRVLLLSFCVAGIWAAYIYQGVLQETLSTKKFGEDGKRFEHLAFLNLAQNVVCLVWSYIMIKLWSNGGSGGAPWWTYWSAGITNTIGPAMGIEALKYISYPAQVLAKSSKMIPVMLMGSLVYGIRYTLPEYLCTFLVAGGVSMFALLKTSSKTISKLANPNAPLGYGLCFLNLAFDGFTNATQDSITARYPKTNAWDIMLGMNLWGTIYNMVYMFGLPHGSGFEAVQFCKQHPEAAWDILMYCLCGAVGQNFIFLTISRFGSLANTTITTTRKFVSIVVSSVLSGNPLSSKQWGCVSMVFGGLSYQIYLKWRKLQRVQKKKKT
- the LOC103872134 gene encoding probable serine/threonine-protein kinase PBL2 isoform X1, with the translated sequence MGNCLDSSSKVDNTRHANSASLASNVSNNTTHSTVPSGISSLGSLPTHHRTEGEILSSPNLKAFSFNELKNATKNFRPDTLLGEGDFGCVFKGWIDETTLTASRPGSGIAVAIKNLKPDGFQGRKDWLTEVNNLGQLSHPNLVLLIGYCTEGENRFLVHEFMPRGSLESHLFRRGPQALTWEIRMKVAVGAAKGLTCLHEAKSQVIYGDFRSAKILLDADYNAKLSYIGLANAGPTRDDDTHVATVFMGGQGYAAPEYISTGELTAKSDVYSFGVVLLELISGRRAMDYYSNNGVRCSLVDWAKPYLGNKRKLFSIMDTKLGGQYPQKGAYTVATLALLCLNPEAKVRPKMSAVLVTLEKLESAAKPGTKYTETESL
- the LOC103872134 gene encoding probable serine/threonine-protein kinase PBL2 isoform X2, with translation MGNCLDSSSKVDNTRHANSVPSGISSLGSLPTHHRTEGEILSSPNLKAFSFNELKNATKNFRPDTLLGEGDFGCVFKGWIDETTLTASRPGSGIAVAIKNLKPDGFQGRKDWLTEVNNLGQLSHPNLVLLIGYCTEGENRFLVHEFMPRGSLESHLFRRGPQALTWEIRMKVAVGAAKGLTCLHEAKSQVIYGDFRSAKILLDADYNAKLSYIGLANAGPTRDDDTHVATVFMGGQGYAAPEYISTGELTAKSDVYSFGVVLLELISGRRAMDYYSNNGVRCSLVDWAKPYLGNKRKLFSIMDTKLGGQYPQKGAYTVATLALLCLNPEAKVRPKMSAVLVTLEKLESAAKPGTKYTETESL
- the LOC103872134 gene encoding probable serine/threonine-protein kinase PBL2 isoform X3, whose translation is MGNCLDSSSKVDNTRHANSGEGDFGCVFKGWIDETTLTASRPGSGIAVAIKNLKPDGFQGRKDWLTEVNNLGQLSHPNLVLLIGYCTEGENRFLVHEFMPRGSLESHLFRRGPQALTWEIRMKVAVGAAKGLTCLHEAKSQVIYGDFRSAKILLDADYNAKLSYIGLANAGPTRDDDTHVATVFMGGQGYAAPEYISTGELTAKSDVYSFGVVLLELISGRRAMDYYSNNGVRCSLVDWAKPYLGNKRKLFSIMDTKLGGQYPQKGAYTVATLALLCLNPEAKVRPKMSAVLVTLEKLESAAKPGTKYTETESL